A stretch of DNA from Desulfobotulus mexicanus:
GGCCATTGATGCCATCATTAATCAGAAGAACAGTGGCGTTAAGTGTATTTATGTGGCCTGTGGTCAGAAACAGTCCACTGTGGCTCAGGTGGTTGCCGTTCTTGAAGAAAACGGTGCCATGGAGTATACCACAGTGGTTTCTGCCTGCGCCTCAGATCCTGCGGCTCTGCAGTACCTTGCCCCCTATTCCGGCTGTGCCATGGGCGAATATTTCAGGGACAAGGGTGAGCATGCCCTGATTATCTATGATGATCTTTCCAAGCAGGCAGCGGCTTACCGTCAGGTATCCCTTCTGCTTCGTCGTCCTCCCGGGCGTGAAGCTTTCCCCGGTGATGTTTTCTACAACCATTCCCGTCTTCTGGAGCGTGCTGCAAAGCTTTCCGATGATCTGGGGGCAGGTTCCCTTACGGCCCTTCCCATTGTAGAAACCCAGCAGGGTGACGTTGCCGCCTTTATTCCCACTAACGTTATTTCCATTACAGACGGTCAGATTTATCTGGAGCCCAATCTTTTCTTCTCCGGTGTAAGACCTGCTGTAAACGTGGGTATTTCCGTTTCAAGGGTTGGTGGTTCCGCCCAGGACAAGGCCATGAAGCAGGTGGCAGGAACCCTTCGTCTGGATCTGGCACAGTATCGTGAACTGGAAGCCTTTGCAGCTTTTGGCTCCGACCTTGATGCAGCTACTCAGCGTCAGCTTACCCGTGGTGCCCGTCTGGTTGAAATTCTGAAACAGCCCCAGTTCAAGCCCCTGAAACTTGAAAATCAGGTGGCCATAATATATGCGGGTACCAAGGGCTATCTGGATCAGTACTCCCTTGAGATGGTGCCCAAATATGAAGCGGGTCTCCATCCCTTCCTGGAAGCCCGTCATGGGGATATCATGAATGGCATTGCCGAAGAAAAGAAGCTTACCGATGAGTTGGAGGCAAAGCTGAAGGATGCTCTTAAGGCTTATGGTGAAGAGTTCAAGGACACCATCAAGTAAGGTAGCCGGAGCTTATCATTAGCAAACACTGACTCTAAATAAGGTGATTTCATGGCAACGCTCAAGGAAGTCAAAACAAAGATCTCCGGGGTCAAAAAGACCAAGCAGATCACCAAGGCCATGAATATGGTCGCGGCTTCCCGGCTCCGGAGCACACAGCGGCGGATGAGTGCATTTCGTCCCTATGCTGTCAAATACGGAGAAGTGCTGGGTAGCCTTGCTGGCAGGGCAGGGGAAGGCGCAAGCCCTCTTCTTGTTCCCCGGGAAGAGGTAAAGAAGGTTCATCTGGTCATTTGTACATCCGACCGCGGGCTTTGCGGCGGTTTTAACAATAATATTACAGAAGCAGCAGGGCGCTGGCTGCAGACCCTGGAAGAAGGCGTTGAGGTTTCTTTTACTGCCTTTGGTAAAAAAGGCCGTGAGTGGGTCCGCAAGAACAAGGGTGATCTGAAAGATGTTCATCTGGGCGTTGTGGGCACGGTTTTCGGGTTTAATGTTGCATCCACGGCTGGCTTAAAGCTGATCTCCGACTTTTTGGAAGGAACCTATGACGAGGTTCATATCATTTATCCGGAATTCCAGAGTATGAGCCGTCAGGTACCTGCTGTTCACCAGCTTTTGCCCATCCCTGCAGCTGCTCTGGTGGATGAAGAAGCCCTTGAAGATGAAAAGATAGAGGAAGACTATATTCCTGAGCATATATGTGAACCTTCACCGGCGGCTCTGCTCAATGCCATGCTTCCGAGAAACGTTCATATTCAGATTTTCCGTGCTCTTCTGGAAACATCCACCAGTGAACATGCGGCACGTATGGTGGCCATGGACAACGCAACCCGGGCCTGCAATGACATGATCAAGGATCTGAACAGGATCTTCAATAAGGCACGTCAGGCGGCGATTACCAATGACTTGATGGACATTGTCGGAGGAGCCGAAGCCCTCAGGGGATAAGGGACCCGACATGTTTGAAGTTACGGAGGCAATATAATGAGTAAAAATATTGGCAAGATCAGGCAGGTCATGGGGCCGATTGTGGATGTGGAGTTCGAACCCGGAAATCTGCCCAATATTCTGACCGCCCTTCTGATCTCGAACCCGGCGATCAATGATGAAGAAGATAACCTTGTTGTAGAGGTTGCCCAGCATCTGGGTGATAATCTGGTTCGGACCATTGCCATGGACGTTACCGATGGTCTGGTTCGGGGTATGGATGTCAGGGATACGGGAAGGCCCATTCAGATGCCAGTGGGTGAGGCTGCTCTGGGACGGGTTCTGAATGTTGTGGGTCGTCCGGTTGACGGCAAGGGGCCCATTGATATGTCCAAAACTTCGGATATTCATCGTTCGGCTCCTGCCTTTACCTCACAGGATACCTCTGTACGTGTTCTTGAAACAGGTGTTAAGGTTATTGACCTGCTGGTGCCCTTTCCCCGTGGTGGCAAGATGGGTATGTTCGGTGGTGCCGGTGTTGGTAAAACCGTTATCATGATGGAGATGGTTAATAACATCGGTATGCATCACGGTGGTATCTCCGTATTTGCAGGCGTAGGGGAAAGAACCCGTGAAGGTAACGACCTTTACCATGAAATGAAGGATTCCGGTGTTCTTCACAAGTGCTGCCTTGTGTACGGCCAGATGACCGAACCCCCCGGAGCCCGTGCCCGTGTTGCCCTTTCCGCCCTTGCGGAAGCGGAATACTTCCGTGATGTGGAAGGCCAGGACGTGCTTCTCTTCATTGATAACATCTTCCGTTTCACCCAGGCCGGTGCTGAGGTTTCCGCCCTTCTCGGACGTATGCCTTCTGCTGTAGGTTATCAGCCAACGCTTGCGGTGGACATGGGTGCCCTGCAGGAGCGTATTACTTCTACTGATAAGGGTTCCATCACGGCGGTTCAGTGCGTTTATGTTCCTGCTGATGACCTTACAGACCCTGCTCCTGCAACAACTTTTGCCCATCTGGACGGTACAGTAGTTCTTTCCCGTGCTATTTCAGAGCTGGGTATTTATCCTGCTGTGGATCCCCTTGATTCCAGTTCCCGTATTCTTGATGCCAATTTTATTGGTGAAGAGCATTACAGGGTTGCCCGTACGGTGCAGCAGATTCTTCAGAAATATAAAGATCTTCAGGATATTATTGCGATTCTCGGTGTGGATGAACTTTCCGATGAGGATAAGCTTACCGTAGCCCGTGCCCGTAAAGTGCAGCGTTTCCTTTCCCAGCCCTTCCATGTGGCAGAACAGTTTACCGGTATTCCCGGCTGCTATGTGAAAATTGAGGATACCATCCGCTCTTTCAAAGAAATTTGTGAGGGCAAACATGATGATCTTCCGGAGCAGGCTTTCTATCTTGTTGGGTCCATTGAGGAAGCCGTTGCCAAGGCCGAACGCATGGCCGCAGAATAAAAGACGAAGGGGGCCTTATGGCAGCCAGTATCAAGCTTGAGATCGTAACCCCCGAGCATGTGGTGGTGGACGAAAGTGTACAAACCGTCGTTGCTCCAGGACTTCTCGGAGAATTCGGTGTACTGCCCGGTCATACTTCGTTTATTACCTCGCTGAAACTGGGGGCCCTGCGCTATGAAGATACGGCAGGGCAGACACGCTATGTTTTTATAAAAGAGGGTTTTGCAGAAGTCCTTCCGGATAAGGTTACCATCCTTGCGGAGGCGGCAGAACGGCGCAAAGATATTGATATAGCTCGTGCGGAAGCGTCCCTTGAGCGCGCCAAAAAGCGTCTTGAGGAAAAGAGCAGAGAAGAAAATATAGACTTTCTGCGTGCACGGGCAGCATTGGCAAGATCCATCAACCGGATTCGTCTGGCTACGGGTCAGGAACCTGATTGATTCCATAGATTTTTGTTTTGTAAAGAGGGGCGGGCACGATTATGGGCTTTGCCCCTTTTTTCATGGCTTGGAATTGTTTGGAATGGGGGAGTATGGCATACTTCTGTGGTTTGGCCGTGATTATTCTTGCCGCAGGAAAGGGTACCCGCATGCGATCGGATCTTGCCAAGGTCCTTCATCCTGTGGGCGGAGTGCCTATGATTGTCCGTGTGGCAGAAAGTGTTCAGGCTCTTAATCCGAAAAAATGTGTTGTGGTTGTGGGGCATCAGGCGGAATCTGTGAATTCTGCCCTCCGGGACTACCCCTTTTCTTTTGCTTTACAGGATAAACAGCTTGGTACGGGCCATGCTGTTGCCTCTGCCATTTCTTTTATTCCGTCAGATTGCCAGCAGGTTCTGGTTGTTTGCGGTGATACGCCATTGATCCGTACGGAGACCTTGATGCGCCTGTGTCGTCAGCACTCAGAAGAAAAGGCAGCTTTGACTTTGCTGGCCGTTCATCTTGAGGATCCCCATGGTTACGGTCGGATTCTTTGTGATTCCGATGGGAAGGTGAATGCAATTGTTGAGGAAAAAGATGCTTCTTCTGAAGAAAAAAAGGTATGCCTTGTGAATGCGGGCTTCTATTGTTTTGACCGCAGCTTTTTGGTCCGTGAAATTGCCGGGCTTGATCAGAATAACAGCCAGGGGGAATACTATCTGACGGATCTGTTGGCGGTTGCAAGGGCTGCCGGAGAGCGGGTGGCATGTGTTTCTGCTGATTTTCCAGAGGAAGTGATGGGGATTAACTCACCGGAAAACCTTGAAGTTGCTAATTTACTTGTGGGGAAGGCAGCGGGCCTTAACCAATTCCCTTGACTTCATTTACTATGGTTGATTATACTGACTTTCAAGGACGAAGAGGTGAAAAGTGGAAAGAGAAGTGGTGTTAAACAGATTTGATGCAATAGAGTCCAAGGTGGAGCGTTTGCTTACACATTGCAAGACCCTTGAAGAGGAAAGAGATTTACTCAAGGCGGAGCTTGCGGATATAAATGCACTGCTTGAAGATATGATGCAGAAAGAGTCTGAGCGTGTGCAGGATGAAGAGGCAATGCAGAAGAAAATAGATGCTTTGCTGGAAAAGCTGGATGCATTTTAAAAGTGCATCTGAATCAAGCATAACCTTAATGGTCTGAATATAGTGAAATTTGGATACCATCGTAACAATACATATGTTTGGCGAGGTGTACAAGTTTAAGGCGGAGGCAGGCGTTGCCGATGCGAAAGAGGTTGCCGATTTTTTGATGGAAGAGCTTGGGCGGGTTGAAAAGGATCTCGGCCCTCAAGCAAAAACCGTTACCAAAACAGCAAAGCTTCTGCTGGCTACCATGAATATTGCCAATTCGTATTATAATCTTAAACGGCAGCATATGGAAACGGTGTCAGAATTGACGCAAAGATCGGATGCCTTGCTAATGGCCTTGGAGGCGGTTCCAGATACTCCTCCTTCTATAAAAGAATAAAACCCCTGCAGTGTTTGTGATTGATATGCCCTTTGACCCAATGTTTTATAAAAGGGAGCTTTCTCTGGTACTGGTGTGCATGTTCTGATTCTTATCAGAAAAGCCTTAAGGTATCACAAGGCGCCCACTTGAACCTATCGGTTCAAAGGTTTTTCCAACACGGCACATGCGGGGGTATGCTTGATATGTCATCCCCACCATCCTTTCTCTTCTCTCCCTCCTTTTTTTCTTCTGCTTTGCATTTTTATGAAATGCAGATTCTGTTTTATTATCTGTTTTTGCAGGTTTTTTTTGATTTTATTATCCGTATGCAGCGGCTTTTTTTGATTTGTTAATTACTGTAAATAAATGACAGCACGCACCTTGCATACTCATAATCAAATGCCCAAGGATCAAAGAACAGTATTTTTATACCTGTGCAACGGAGGGGTCTGCACCAGTCCTCCGGACAGTTTCTGATCGAAATGTTTTTTTGGCTTAGGTCATGCCTTTTTGATCGGTGTCAGGCTTGTATTTTAATGCTCAAAACACTTTGGTGTATGTATGTGTTTAAAATCCTCGCCTCCCATGGATGGCAAAAATGGTTTTCGCTCAGTTGGTGTGGGCATCACGGGATGGATAAAAATGCTTTCTCTGCGAGCTTGGGGTACGGTCGTTGTGGGGGATGCGGTGTGTTGAATGGGGAGATCGGGGAATGACAGGATATGGAATTTTAATAGGGTTGCTTTCTTTTGGGGCAGGGGTTGGGATTGCCTATTGGATTCGGCAGCAACTGGATGCCCAGAATGAACAGGCAGCTCGAAATGAAGCTGTTCGTCTGTTGGATGATGCGAGGCGGCGTTCCGACAGTCTTCTGAAAGAGGCTGAGGTTGAGGCCAAAGATCGCCTTTTCAGAATGAAGAATGAGTTCGATGCAGAAACTGCTGAAGTCAGGTCAGAACTCAAACGCCAGGAACAAAGGCTGATTCAAAAAGAAGAAAATATAGAAAAAAAGCATGATCAGAATGAGCAGAAAGAACAGGAGCTGCAGAAGATCGAATGTGGCCTCCAGGAAAAAGAGGATTTGCTTGCAAAGAGGTCTGAAGAGCTTGATGTTCTGATAGGTAAGCAGCATGCGGAACTGGAAAAAATTTCCGGTCTGACGAGTGATCAGGCCCGGGAAATTCTGATCCGCTCCATGGAAAATGATGCCCGCTATGAGGGGGCCAAGCTTGTTAAGCGGATTATGTCCGAAGCCCATGAAGAAGCTGATAAAGAAGCTAAAAAAATTCTGGCAACGGCCATTCAGCGTTTTTCAGGAGATTTTGTGGCAGAACGGACCGTTTCTGTTGTTGCTCTTCCCAGTGATGAGATGAAAGGCCGGATTATTGGCAGGGAAGGGCGGAATATCAGGGCCCTTGAAGCTGCAACCGGGATTGATCTTATTATAGATGATACTCCGGAGGCAGTTATTCTTTCAGGATTTAATCCTGTCCGCCGGGAGGTTGCACGTCTTGCCCTGACCAAGTTGATAGCTGACGGCCGGATTCATCCTGCCCGTATTGAAGATGTAGTAAAAACTGTGGAAGAAGAGGTGGATCAGACCATTAAAGAAGCTGGTGAGCAGGCGGCTTTTGATCTGGGTGTCCACGGGATTCATCCTGAACTGATCAAGGTTCTTGGGCGTTTGAAATTCAGGACCAGTTATGCTCAGAATGTCTTACAGCATTCTGTAGAGGTTGGTTTCCTTTGTGGTATTATGGCGGCAGAGCTTGGTCTGAATGTAAAGCTGGCCAAGCGTATGGGCCTTTTGCATGATTTGGGTAAGGCCGTGGACCATGAAGTTGAAGGGCCCCATGCTCTGATAGGGTCCAAGCTGGCTAAAAAATTTGGGGAAGCGTCTACGGTTGTGCAGGCTATTGCTGCCCATCACGAAGATATACCACCTGAAACTGTATATGACCTTCTGGTGCAGGCTGCGGACA
This window harbors:
- the atpG gene encoding ATP synthase F1 subunit gamma codes for the protein MATLKEVKTKISGVKKTKQITKAMNMVAASRLRSTQRRMSAFRPYAVKYGEVLGSLAGRAGEGASPLLVPREEVKKVHLVICTSDRGLCGGFNNNITEAAGRWLQTLEEGVEVSFTAFGKKGREWVRKNKGDLKDVHLGVVGTVFGFNVASTAGLKLISDFLEGTYDEVHIIYPEFQSMSRQVPAVHQLLPIPAAALVDEEALEDEKIEEDYIPEHICEPSPAALLNAMLPRNVHIQIFRALLETSTSEHAARMVAMDNATRACNDMIKDLNRIFNKARQAAITNDLMDIVGGAEALRG
- the atpA gene encoding F0F1 ATP synthase subunit alpha, producing the protein MEIKAEEISQIIQEQIKDFDKSVQLSETGVVLSVGDGISRVYGLEKAMALELIEFPGQVFGLALNLEEDNVGIALMGPDTGIKEGDVVKRTGRIAQVPVGEAMLGRVVDTLGQPLDGKGPINATESRRLEMVAPGVVDRKSVHEPMYTGLKAIDAMIPIGRGQRELIIGDRQIGKTAVAIDAIINQKNSGVKCIYVACGQKQSTVAQVVAVLEENGAMEYTTVVSACASDPAALQYLAPYSGCAMGEYFRDKGEHALIIYDDLSKQAAAYRQVSLLLRRPPGREAFPGDVFYNHSRLLERAAKLSDDLGAGSLTALPIVETQQGDVAAFIPTNVISITDGQIYLEPNLFFSGVRPAVNVGISVSRVGGSAQDKAMKQVAGTLRLDLAQYRELEAFAAFGSDLDAATQRQLTRGARLVEILKQPQFKPLKLENQVAIIYAGTKGYLDQYSLEMVPKYEAGLHPFLEARHGDIMNGIAEEKKLTDELEAKLKDALKAYGEEFKDTIK
- a CDS encoding F0F1 ATP synthase subunit epsilon; protein product: MAASIKLEIVTPEHVVVDESVQTVVAPGLLGEFGVLPGHTSFITSLKLGALRYEDTAGQTRYVFIKEGFAEVLPDKVTILAEAAERRKDIDIARAEASLERAKKRLEEKSREENIDFLRARAALARSINRIRLATGQEPD
- a CDS encoding sugar phosphate nucleotidyltransferase — encoded protein: MAYFCGLAVIILAAGKGTRMRSDLAKVLHPVGGVPMIVRVAESVQALNPKKCVVVVGHQAESVNSALRDYPFSFALQDKQLGTGHAVASAISFIPSDCQQVLVVCGDTPLIRTETLMRLCRQHSEEKAALTLLAVHLEDPHGYGRILCDSDGKVNAIVEEKDASSEEKKVCLVNAGFYCFDRSFLVREIAGLDQNNSQGEYYLTDLLAVARAAGERVACVSADFPEEVMGINSPENLEVANLLVGKAAGLNQFP
- the rny gene encoding ribonuclease Y, whose amino-acid sequence is MTGYGILIGLLSFGAGVGIAYWIRQQLDAQNEQAARNEAVRLLDDARRRSDSLLKEAEVEAKDRLFRMKNEFDAETAEVRSELKRQEQRLIQKEENIEKKHDQNEQKEQELQKIECGLQEKEDLLAKRSEELDVLIGKQHAELEKISGLTSDQAREILIRSMENDARYEGAKLVKRIMSEAHEEADKEAKKILATAIQRFSGDFVAERTVSVVALPSDEMKGRIIGREGRNIRALEAATGIDLIIDDTPEAVILSGFNPVRREVARLALTKLIADGRIHPARIEDVVKTVEEEVDQTIKEAGEQAAFDLGVHGIHPELIKVLGRLKFRTSYAQNVLQHSVEVGFLCGIMAAELGLNVKLAKRMGLLHDLGKAVDHEVEGPHALIGSKLAKKFGEASTVVQAIAAHHEDIPPETVYDLLVQAADSLSGARPGARKELLENYVKRLEDLESIACSFKGVANSYAIQAGRELRVIVESDKISDEESVLLSRDIARKIEESLTFPGQIRVIVIRETRAVGYANK
- a CDS encoding cell division protein ZapA produces the protein MDTIVTIHMFGEVYKFKAEAGVADAKEVADFLMEELGRVEKDLGPQAKTVTKTAKLLLATMNIANSYYNLKRQHMETVSELTQRSDALLMALEAVPDTPPSIKE
- the atpD gene encoding F0F1 ATP synthase subunit beta; the encoded protein is MSKNIGKIRQVMGPIVDVEFEPGNLPNILTALLISNPAINDEEDNLVVEVAQHLGDNLVRTIAMDVTDGLVRGMDVRDTGRPIQMPVGEAALGRVLNVVGRPVDGKGPIDMSKTSDIHRSAPAFTSQDTSVRVLETGVKVIDLLVPFPRGGKMGMFGGAGVGKTVIMMEMVNNIGMHHGGISVFAGVGERTREGNDLYHEMKDSGVLHKCCLVYGQMTEPPGARARVALSALAEAEYFRDVEGQDVLLFIDNIFRFTQAGAEVSALLGRMPSAVGYQPTLAVDMGALQERITSTDKGSITAVQCVYVPADDLTDPAPATTFAHLDGTVVLSRAISELGIYPAVDPLDSSSRILDANFIGEEHYRVARTVQQILQKYKDLQDIIAILGVDELSDEDKLTVARARKVQRFLSQPFHVAEQFTGIPGCYVKIEDTIRSFKEICEGKHDDLPEQAFYLVGSIEEAVAKAERMAAE